The Sorangiineae bacterium MSr11367 genome window below encodes:
- a CDS encoding APC family permease, giving the protein MVSGGPYGLEELVQKTGFGAAIAILVATPLVWSLPTALMVGELAAAVPEDGGYYVWVRRALGDFWGYQGAWLSLAASVFDMAIYPTLFVLYLQRLWPAMGQPPYPVLVSVLVIAACAAWNMAGARAVGDGSALMTVLLVAPFAVLSVFALLSPRAMPVASAPSPLTLGDAGSGILIAMWNYMGWDNASTVAGEVHRPQRTYPVAVFVAIALIAASYTIPVGAMWYAGVDPSAWQTGSWVEVARHYGGAVLATSVVVGGMLSSLGMFNALCLSYSRLPVVLARDGYLPAACARRFQANDAPWVAILLCSALWTASLGLSFKRLVSLDILLYGTSLVLEFVAFVALRRREPDLPRPFLVPGGLPVAILLGLGPLLVLGVTLADNLHEDAFGLNALVFGALVVGAGPILYGVTRRLSSLPLRGRAGVGGD; this is encoded by the coding sequence ATGGTGTCGGGCGGGCCGTACGGGCTCGAGGAGCTGGTGCAGAAGACCGGTTTCGGCGCCGCCATCGCCATCTTGGTGGCGACGCCGCTCGTGTGGAGTCTGCCCACGGCGCTGATGGTCGGCGAGCTCGCGGCCGCCGTGCCCGAGGACGGCGGTTACTACGTCTGGGTGCGCCGCGCGCTCGGCGATTTCTGGGGCTACCAGGGCGCCTGGCTGTCGCTCGCGGCCAGCGTCTTCGACATGGCCATCTACCCGACGCTCTTCGTGCTGTACCTGCAGCGCCTCTGGCCGGCCATGGGGCAGCCGCCGTATCCGGTGCTGGTCTCCGTGCTCGTCATCGCAGCGTGCGCCGCGTGGAACATGGCCGGCGCACGCGCCGTGGGCGATGGCTCGGCGTTGATGACCGTGCTGCTCGTGGCACCCTTCGCGGTGCTCTCCGTGTTCGCGCTTCTTTCACCGCGCGCGATGCCGGTCGCCTCCGCGCCGTCGCCGCTCACACTGGGCGACGCGGGGTCGGGGATCCTCATCGCCATGTGGAACTACATGGGCTGGGACAACGCCTCCACGGTCGCCGGCGAAGTGCATCGCCCACAGCGCACGTACCCCGTGGCGGTGTTCGTCGCCATTGCGCTCATCGCCGCGAGCTACACCATTCCGGTCGGCGCCATGTGGTACGCCGGCGTCGACCCTTCGGCGTGGCAGACCGGCTCCTGGGTCGAGGTGGCGCGCCACTACGGCGGCGCGGTGCTGGCTACGTCCGTCGTCGTGGGCGGGATGCTCAGCTCCCTCGGCATGTTCAACGCCCTGTGCCTCTCGTATTCGCGCTTGCCCGTCGTCCTGGCGCGCGACGGCTACTTGCCCGCGGCTTGCGCGCGCCGTTTTCAGGCGAACGATGCTCCGTGGGTGGCGATTCTCCTATGCTCCGCGCTCTGGACGGCGTCGCTCGGTCTCAGCTTCAAGCGGCTCGTCTCGCTCGACATCTTGCTCTACGGAACGAGCCTGGTGCTCGAGTTCGTCGCCTTCGTCGCGCTTCGCCGCCGTGAGCCGGATCTGCCGCGCCCCTTCCTCGTGCCCGGCGGTCTTCCCGTGGCCATTCTCCTGGGCCTGGGGCCGTTGCTCGTGCTCGGCGTGACGCTGGCCGACAACCTTCACGAGGACGCCTTCGGCCTGAACGCCCTCGTCTTCGGCGCCCTCGTCGTCGGCGCGGGCCCCATCTTGTACGGGGTCACGCGCCGACTCTCCTCCCTCCCCCTCAGGGGGAGGGCTGGGGTAGGGGGAGACTAA